A genomic stretch from Picrophilus oshimae DSM 9789 includes:
- a CDS encoding DUF302 domain-containing protein, whose translation MFSEFKSSYDFNETLIKIKDFLNKNNVTIFCEVDHKKNAESVNMELNNEYLIVFGSPVLGTHLMIDNPRSGIELPLRILIYEKDGVNVLYVEPEYLKSIFSLGDEYINKISGLIKALESGLKNRNI comes from the coding sequence ATGTTCTCGGAGTTTAAATCGTCATATGATTTCAATGAAACTTTAATAAAAATAAAGGATTTTTTAAATAAAAACAATGTAACAATCTTCTGCGAGGTAGATCATAAAAAGAATGCGGAATCTGTAAACATGGAATTAAACAATGAATACCTTATAGTATTTGGCTCGCCTGTTCTTGGAACCCATCTAATGATTGATAACCCAAGATCCGGCATAGAGCTGCCGCTCAGAATACTAATCTATGAAAAAGATGGTGTAAACGTTCTTTATGTTGAACCAGAATATTTAAAATCAATTTTCAGCCTGGGTGATGAGTATATAAATAAGATATCAGGGCTCATAAAGGCCCTGGAATCGGGGCTAAAAAACAGAAATATTTAA